In one Rutidosis leptorrhynchoides isolate AG116_Rl617_1_P2 chromosome 8, CSIRO_AGI_Rlap_v1, whole genome shotgun sequence genomic region, the following are encoded:
- the LOC139861230 gene encoding receptor-like kinase TMK3: MLMNKTHYHNMVKILLIIGVTFFYPFLVYSATDPGDLAVLNQFKKGLTNSELLSWPENDNDPCGPPSWRHVYCSQSRVTQIQVQGMNLKGTLPSNLNQLSMLSNLGLQRNQFTGSLPSLSGLKELRWVYLDFNLFDEIPYDFFHGLDSLEVMALDSNPLNATTGWSIPVDLQNSVQLQNLTLISCNLVGPVPEFLGSMSSLGVLKLSMNRIAGGIPLSFNESVIRILWLNGQSGSGMTGPIDVVATMTSLTSLWLHGNHFSGKIPANIGDLTQLKDFNVNQNDLVGMIPDGLAGLSLDTLDLNNNQFMGPVPKFKAANFTYSANKFCQPDPGVPCALEVNALLEFLDQLNYPSRLVSTWSGNDPCDGPWLGLTCNNQQKVNSIHLARYNLSGTLSPTISNLDSLTRIDLGSNNLTGVIPSNWTSLKSLTLLDLSNNDLSPPKPDFSPTTKLILNGNPLLESNLPPNTSSPTDNSHQSSVPPSDTGTNDRPNSRKQPGNVVSGNGVAPIISNNNSNKSKKFNIVAIIAPVAVFICLIVLVVPLCIYLCKKKKVNSSQPTSSLVIHPRDPSDSNNMLKIAIANDTLTSVGSGSGSQTGSGRTGESHVIESGNLIISVQVLRNVTKNFARENELGRGGFGVVYKGQLDDGTKIAVKRMESGVISNKALDEFQAEIAVLSKVRHRHLVSLLGYSTQGPERILVYEYMPQGALSRHLFHWKNFKLEPLSWKRRLNIALDVARGMEYLHTLAHQSFIHRDLKSSNILLGDDFRAKVSDFGLVKLAPDGEKSVITRLAGTFGYLAPEYAVTGKITTKADVFSYGVVLMELLTGLMALDEDRPEESQYLAAWFWSIRSNKEKLMAAVDPALNANEETFETISVMADLAGHCTAREPSQRPDMGHAVNVLSPLVEKWKPMENEAEEYCGIDYSLPLTQMVKGWQEAEGKGEYSSSSSYVDLDDSKSSIPARPTGFADSFTSADGR, from the exons ATGCTAATGAACAAGACTCACTATCATAACATGGTCAAGATTTTATTGATTATAGGAGTAACATTCTTCTACCCTTTTCTTGTTTACAGTGCTACAGATCCTGGTGATTTAGCAGTTTTAAACCAGTTTAAAAAAGGATTAACAAACTCAGAGCTGTTATCATGGCCTGAAAATGATAATGATCCATGTGGGCCCCCAAGTTGGCGTCATGTATATTGTTCACAATCAAGAGTTACTCAAATTCAAGTTCAAGGTATGAATCTAAAAGGAACTTTACCAAGTAATTTAAATCAGTTATCAATGCTCAGTAACTTAGGATTGCAAAGGAATCAGTTTACTGGATCTTTACCATCTTTGAGTGGTTTAAAAGAATTGAGATGGGTTTATTTGGATTTTAATTTATTTGATGAAATACCTTATGATTTCTTTCAtggtcttgatagtttagaggttatggCTCTTGATAGTAATCCACTTAATGCAACTACCGGCTGGTCAATACCTGTTGATTTACAGAACTCTGTTCAGTTACAGAATTTAACATTGATAAGTTGTAATTTAGTTGGACCTGTGCCTGAGTTTTTAGGAAGTATGTCATCTTTAGGGGTTTTGAAGTTATCTATGAATCGAATTGCGGGCGGTATTCCGTTGAGTTTTAATGAATCTGTTATTAGGATTCTTTGGTTAAATGGTCAATCTGGAAGTGGTATGACTGGTCCTATTGATGTTGTTGCAACTATGACTTCACTCACTAGTTTATGGCTACATGGGAATCATTTTTCGGGTAAAATTCCAGCGAATATTGGCGATTTGACCCAACTTAAAGATTTCAATGTCAACCAGAATGATCTTGTGGGAATGATTCCTGATGGTTTAGCTGGTTTAAGTTTAGATACGCTTGATTTGAACAATAATCAATTCATGGGTCCTGTACCTAAATTCAAAGCAGCAAACTTTACTTACTCGGCCAACAAATTTTGTCAACCGGATCCTGGAGTTCCTTGTGCTCTGGAAGTAAACGCGCTTTTGGAATTTTTGGACCAACTGAATTACCCGTCACGGCTTGTTTCCACGTGGTCTGGTAACGATCCATGTGATGGTCCTTGGTTGGGTTTGACCTGCAATAACCAACAAAAGGTGAACTCAATTCATTTGGCAAGATACAATCTTTCTGGAACTTTAAGCCCCACGATTTCAAATCTTGATTCTCTCACACGTATTGATCTCGGGTCAAATAACTTGACTGGCGTGATCCCGTCAAACTGGACAAGCTTGAAATCTTTGACCTTGTTGGATTTGAGCAACAATGACCTTTCTCCTCCGAAACCAGATTTTAGTCCTACCACGAAACTCATTTTAAATGGAAATCCGTTGTTGGAATCAAATTTGCCGCCTAATACCAGTTCCCCAACCGACAACAGCCACCAATCTTCGGTTCCTCCATCAGACACGGGAACCAATGACCGTCCTAATTCTAGGAAACAACCTGGTAATGTCGTTTCTGGTAACGGTGTTGCGcctattatcagtaataataatagtaataaatcaaAGAAGTTTAATATAGTTGCAATTATTGCTCCTGTTGCGGTTTTTATTTGTTTGATCGTGTTAGTCGTGCCTTTGTGCATCTACTTGTGTAAAAAGAAGAAAGTCAACTCGAGTCAACCAACAAGCTCCCTGGTGATTCACCCGCGGGACCCATCTGATTCAAACAACATGCTGAAGATAGCAATAGCCAATGATACGCTAACTAGTGTTGGCAGTGGTTCAGGCAGTCAAACAGGCAGTGGAAGGACTGGTGAATCGCACGTAATAGAGTCCGGGAACCTCATCATTTCGGTTCAAGTTTTAAGAAACGTGACCAAAAACTTTGCACGCGAAAACGAGCTGGGCCGTGGTGGGTTTGGAGTTGTGTACAAGGGGCAGTTAGATGATGGGACGAAAATAGCAGTCAAAAGAATGGAATCAGGTGTGATTAGCAACAAAGCTTTAGATGAGTTTCAGGCGGAGATCGCGGTTCTTTCGAAAGTTCGTCACCGACATTTGGTGTCACTGTTAGGGTATTCGACACAAGGGCCCGAAAGAATACTTGTTTACGAGTATATGCCTCAAGGAGCATTAAGTAGGCATCTTTTTCACTGGAAAAATTTCAAGTTGGAACCACTTTCATGGAAAAGGAGGTTGAATATTGCGTTGGACGTGGCTAGAGGTATGGAGTATCTTCACACGTTGGCTCATCAGAGTTTCATACATCGAGACCTTAAATCGTCTAATATATTACTCGGTGATGATTTTCGAGCTAAAGTTTCTGACTTTGGATTGGTCAAACTCGCTCCTGACGGGGAGAAATCGGTGATCACGAGACTAGCCGGGACATTCGGATACCTTGCTCCTGAATATGCTG TGACAGGTAAAATTACAACAAAGGCGGATGTTTTCAGTTACGGTGTAGTCCTTATGGAGCTGCTAACGGGTCTAATGGCATTAGATGAGGACCGACCTGAGGAAAGTCAATACCTAGCAGCATGGTTTTGGAGCATTAGGTCAAACAAAGAGAAACTGATGGCTGCAGTTGACCCTGCGCTTAATGCAAATGAAGAAACGTTTGAAACCATATCTGTGATGGCTGACCTGGCAGGACATTGTACAGCTAGGGAGCCTAGTCAGCGGCCTGACATGGGACACGCGGTGAACGTTCTGTCACCGCTAGTGGAGAAATGGAAACCCATGGAGAATGAAGCTGAGGAATATTGCGGGATTGATTACAGTCTTCCGTTGACTCAAATGGTCAAAGGATGGCAAGAAGCAGAAGGTAAGGGTGAGTATAGCAGTAGTAGTAGTTATGTGGATCTGGATGATAGTAAAAGTAGTATCCCTGCAAGACCTACTGGATTTGCTGATTCGTTTACATCCGCGGATGGTCGATAA